One Holophagales bacterium genomic window, CGACAGCGGCCATCGAGGAGGCGGTCGGCGAGGGGATTCCGGTCGTCCGTGCGATGCCGAACACCCCCTGCTTCATCGGCAAGGGGATGACGGTCGTCTCGAAAGGGGCGCACGCCACGGACGAACACGCGGCCGTGGCCCTCGACATCTTCTCGACGATGGGGCGGACGATGGAGCTTGAGGAGAAGCACATGGACACCGTGACCGCCCTCTCGGCGAGCGGCCCGGCGTTCATCTACGTCGTCCTCGAGTCGCTCGCCGACGGCGGCGTCATGCGCGGCCTGCCCCGCGCGGCCGCCATCGAGCTGGCCGCGCAGGCGGCCCTCGGCGCCGCGGAGATGGTCCTCGTGACGGGCCGTCACCCCGCGGCCCTGAAGGACGACGTGACGACCCCCGCCGGCTGCACGATCGCGGGCATCCTCGCAATGGAAGACGGGCGCATCCGCTCCGTCCTCGCCCGCGGTATCGAGACGGCCGCCCGCGCTGCCGGGGAGCTGGGCAAGTGAGCGCGCTCCTCGCCGCAAGCCTCCTCCTCGCCGCGAAGGCCGCCGTCGCCCCAGCCCCGGCGCTCCCAGGCACGCCGCCCTCCACCCAGCTCGCTGCCCTGAAAGCACGGTCCATCGGTCCATCGGTCATGGGAGGACGGGTCGTCTCGATCGCTGTCGACCCGGAAGACCCCGCCACCTTCTACCTCGGCCACGCCACGGGCGGCCTCTGGAAGACGACGAATGCGGGCGCGACGTTCTCGCCGCTGATGAAGGAGGAGAAGGTCTTCTCGATCGGCGCCGTCGCGGTGGCCCCGTCGGACCCGCGAGTGATCTGGGCCGGGACGGGCGAGGCGACGGACCGCAACAGCGCCGGCTTCGGCACCGGAGTCTTCCGCTCCTCGGACGCCGGGGCGACGTGGTCGCACGTCGGCCTCGCGTCGAGCCGTGCCATCGGAAGGATCCGCGTCCACCCCGCGAGTCCCGACGTCGCGTTCGTCGCCGTCTCGGGCGACCTCTGGACGAAAGGAGGCGAGCGGGGGCTCTTCCGGACGACGGATGGCGGGAAGAGCTGGACGAAGGTGCTTTCCGCCGCGGCCCCAGACGACGCCGACACCGGCTGCGCCGACGTCGTCCTCTCTCCCGCCGACCCGAACGTCGTCTTCGCGGCGCTCTACGCGCGCCGCCGGACCCCGTGGTCCTTCACTTACGGGCCCTCCCTGACCGGCGGCCGCGACGCGGGCGGGATCTTCCGCTCGACGGACGGCGGCTCCACCTGGACGAAGCTCGCGGGCGGCCTCCCGCCCCAGACGGGCCGCATCGGACTCGCCATCTCGGCCTCGAGCCCGAAGGTGGTCATGGCGGTCGTCCAGAGCGACGCGGGAGGGACGAGCGGGATCGACGAGATCGAGAGCCGCGCCGGCGGGACTTTCCGCTCCGAGGACGGCGGCGACACCTGGGTTCGCGCCTCACGCCTGAACCCGCGCCCCTTCTACTTCAGCCAGATCCGGATCGACCCGGTCAACGACCGGCGCGTCTACGTTCTCGGCTTCGCCCTCTCCGTCTCGGACGACGGCGGCAGGACGTGGCGCGAGGATCTCTTCGGGAAGGTCCACCCCGATTGCCACGAGCTCGTCGTCACCGGGACACCCGCGCCGCGACGCCCCGCCCCGCCGAAGGAGGGCGAGCCGCCGGAGCCGGAGAAGAAGCCGGTGTCGCCGCGCCTCTTCCTCGGAACGGACGGTGGCGCCTACCTGAGCGCCGACGCGGGCGGGACGTGGGACCACGTGGACCGGATCCCCTCCGGGCAGTTCTACCGGATATCCCTCGACGACTCCTCCCCTTACCGGATCTGCGGGGGCCTTCAGGACAACGTGAACTGGGTCGGCCCGAGCCGGACCTTCACGAAGGATGGCATCGTCAACGCGGACTGGATCCAGGTGGGGGGCGGGGACGGCTTCTGGTGCGTCTTCGATCCCGTAGACCGCAACCTCGTCTACGCCGAGTCACAGGAGGGATACGTCCACCGGTTCCACCTCGGGAGCGGCCAGGTCAGGAACCTCCGCCCGGAGCCGGCCGAGGGGCAGCCGTCCTTCCGCTTCCACTGGAACTCGCCCCTCGTCCCGAGCCGGCACGAGAAGGGAACGATGTTCCTCGCCGGGAACCGCGTCTTCCGCGTGACGGACAAGGGTGAGAAATACACGGCCGTGAGCCCCGACCTCTCGACCCAGGAGCTGACGAAGATGACGGCGAAGGGGAGCGGCGCCGAGAACTACGGCGTCGTCTACGCCTTCTCCGAGTCGCCTCTGAAGGCCGGGCTCCTCTGGGCCGGGACCGACGACGGGAAGCTCTGGATGACGGAGGACGGCGGGGCGAAGTGGACCGACCTGACCGGCTCTCTCCCCGCGACCGCCAGGGGCAGTGGATCGCCCGCGTCGAGGCGGGGCGCCACGACGAGAAGGTCGCGTACCTGGCCGTCTCTGCCTTCCGGAGCGGGAACCACGCGCCGCTCTACTTCCGGACGGCCGACCTCGGCCGGACCTGGACCTCCGTCGCCGGAGACCTCCCGAAGGACGGGGCGGCCGACGTGATCCGCGAGGACCCGAAGAACCCCGACCTCCTCTACGCCGGGACCGAGTACGGCTTCTACGCGACCCTCGACCGCGGCCGCACCTGGGTGAAGCTGGGCGACCTGCCCACCGTCCCCGTCGACGACATCGCGATCCACGAGAGGGACCGGGACCTCGTCGTCGCGACGCACGGCCGGAGCCTCTTCGTCATCGACGACGTGACGGCCCTGCAGGAGCTCGGCCCCGAGGTCCGTGCGAAGGCGTTGCACCTCTTCCCGCCGCGCCCCGCCGAGGCCCGGCACCTCCTCCCCGGCTGGGCCGACTGGGACGGGAAAGCGCAGTTTCGGGGAGAGAACCCGAAGGAAGGGGCGCTCCTGACGTTCTGGGTCAAGGAGGCGACCGGAGAGCCGGTGAAAGTCTCGATCGCCGGCCCGGACGGCCGGCCCGTCGCGAACCTGACGGCGCCCGGCGTCCCCGGTCTCGGGCGCGTTTCGTGGGACCTGAAGAAGACGAAGGACCTCCTCACCGAGTACGGCGGCCTACCGGCCGGCCGGCACGTAGCGCCTGGCGACTACCGCGTGACGGTGACGTACGGCGAGGCCCGGAGCACGCAGACGCTGACGGTGACGGCGGCCGAGGGGGTCGAGACCCGGTAAGCCTTCGTTCCGCTTCGCTTCGCAGGGCTACTGGAGCGCGGGAGGCGCCGGGACCTCTCCGCGCAGGATCTCGACTTCCTCCGGCACGCTGACGAGGAGGACGCAGCCCCCTTCGCTCCTGACCCCGTGCACGTTGTGCGGTGCGGTGTAGATGTAGTCGCCTGCCTGCAGCGAGTCCTTCCCGAGTCGCACGTCTCCCTCGAGGACGAAGATCTCCTCGCCGCCAGGGTGCGAATGGACCGGGTACGACGCGCCCGGGTCGAACCGGAGGAGGATCGTCGGGGCCCTCTTCTCCGCCTCGTCGAAACGCAGGACCTTGACGGAGACGCCGGTGACGCCCGGCTCGTCCAGGGGCTTCCAGTCGACGGCTCGGGAACGGACGAGCTGGTTCAGCGCCGGGTTCGGTCGTCGACGGTCGTCCATGCTCGAGTCTCCTTCGGGGCGTTCACCCGCGCGCCATCAGGACCGGGTGGGCGGCCTGGATCACGGCGCTTGCATAACGCGTGAGACGCCGGAAGGCAAGGGCGCGCAGGGAGTCCTCGACCGCCTCCTCGGCGGGCACCGGCCTGCTCTTCCATTCCGGAAACCTTCCTCTTGACCATCCGTATTTCACGGTGATATCACTGCGAAAGCAGCCGAAAGGGAGGTTCCGCCATGAAACCCACCACCCTGAGCGTCAACCGGGAAACGACGGTGACGGTCCACAACGGGTGGACGATGCTCGTCCTCGTCCTCGCGTTCATCGTCGTGGACATCGGGCTCTTCGTCTGGTCCCTCGCGGCCGGGATTCCGGCGACGGGACACCCTTACGTCCTTCCCCTCGTCCTCTCCCTCCTCGCGATCCCGGTCTGGATCATCCTTCTCACCGGCTTCTTCACGCTGCAGCCCAACGAAGCGCGCGTCCTCGTCCTCTTCGGCGCCTACAAGGGAACGGTCCGGGAAAGCGGCTTCCACTGGGGCAACCCCTTCTACACGAACGGGTCGGGAGCCTCCTCCGCGGCCGCCACATCGGCCGAGGCGCACGGCGGCACGCCCACGGCGATCGCCGCCCAGGCCGCGGCGGCCGCCGCCCGCCACCCGAAGCGCAACAAGATCTCGCTCCGCGCCCGGACGCTGAACGGCCAGCGCCTGAAGGTGAACGACAAGGGGGGCAACCCGATCGAGATCGCGGCCGTCGTCATCTGGCGCGTCCAGGACACGGCCATGGCGATGTTCGACGTGGACGACTACGAGAAGTACGTCGAGACCCAGAGCGAGTCGGCCCTGCGCCACATCGCGAGCCTCTACGGCTACGACCACGGCGAGGAGGACGAGATCACGCTTCGGTCGAACGTGGAGGACGTCTCCGCCGCCCTGCGCAAGGAGCTGCACGAGCGGCTCGTCAAGGCCGGCGTCGTCGTCGAGGAGGCGCGCCTCACGCACCTCGCCTACGCCCCCGAGATCGCCCAGGCGATGCTCCGCCGCCAGCAGGCCGAGGCCGTCATCGCCGCCCGGCAGAAGATCGTCCACGGCGCCGTCAGCATGGTCGAGATGGCCCTCAAGGAGCTTTCGGAGAAGAACGTCCTCATCCTCGACGACGACCGGAAGGCCGCCATGGTGAGCAACCTCATGGTCGTCCTCTGCGGCGAGGCCGAGGTCCACCCCGTGGTGAACACCGGCACGCTCTACGGCTGAGACCGCCGATGGCGAATCCACCTGCCGCCGGACCGCCGCATCCGATGGAACCTCGAAAAGCGTTCCTGCTCCGGATCGACCCCGCCCTCTTCGCCGAGATCGAGAAGTGGGCGGCGGACGAGTTCCGGAGCGTGAACGGCCAGATCGAGTACCTCCTCCGGGACGCGGTCCGGGCCCGGCGGCGGGGGCGGGCGCGTAGCGATTCGGCCGGCGCGACGGGACGGGAGTTCTAGAATCCGCCGCAAGAGGAGAGATCCCATGAAGCGCTTCCTGTGCCTCGTTGCCGTTTCTGCCCTCGCCGCCTCCGCGACGCTCGCTCAGGTCCCCGCCGCCGTACCGGCCGCACCGGCGGCACCGGCGGCCCAGGCGGCCGCTGCGCCAACCCTCACCGTCGAGAACTCCGCCAACCCGGACCTCGTCGGCTCCCTGGTGAGCAAGCTCGGCGTGACGCCCATGCAGGCCGAAGGGGGGGCGGGAGCGCTTCTCGGGCTCGCCAAGGGGAAGCTCAAGGCTGACGACTTCGCGAAAGTCGCAACCGCGATTCCCGGCACGGACAAGCTGATCGCATCCGCCCCGGTCGCGGACGCCCCGAAAGGCGGCGGCGCTCTCGGAGCGGCGGCCGGCGCGGTGGGCGGTAAAGCCGCCGGGCTCGCGGGCCTTGCCCCGGTCTTCAGCAAGCTCGGCCTGAAGAGCGACATGGTGGCGAAGTACGCGCCGGTCGTCGTCGACTACGCCCAGAAGAAGGGGGGCGACACGGTCGGCAAGCTCCTCGGGGGCGTTCTCAAGTAGGAGCCCTTACTTCCAGACGGCGATCTCGTCGAGGGCCTTCCGCGAGAGGTCGGGGACCTTCGCGCCGGGCGCGGGTAGCCCACCGGCATTACGAGCAGCGCCTTCTCGTTCGCGGGCCGGCCGAGCAACTCGCGCAGGAAGACCATCGGGCTCGGCGTGTGGGTCAGCGTCACGAGACCCATCCGGTGGACGGCCGCGATGAAGAGCCCCGCCGCGATCCCGCACGACTCCGGGACGTAGTAGTGCGTCCGCTTCGAGCCGTCGGATCGCACTCCGTGCGTCTGCGCGAAGAGGACGACGATCCACGGCGCGTCGGTGAGATGCGCCTTGACCTCGTCGGTGCCGAGAGGCGCGAGCGCCTCGAGCCACTCCTCGGGGGCGCGGCCACCGTAGAACTCGCGCTCCTCCTTCTCGGCGGCCTCGCGGATCTGCCGCTTGAGGCCGGGGTCGGAGACGGCGACCCAGGTCCAGGGCTGCTGGTGGGCGCCGCTCGGCGCCGTCCCCGCCGTCCGGATCGCCCACTCGATCAGCTCCCTCGGCACCGGATCGGTCGAGAAGTGCCGCGTCGTGCGGCGGCGGTCCATCTCCTCGAAGAACGTCCGCGCGCGCTCGGCGGACTCCGGGAGCGTCCGGCGAGTGAACGAGAGCGGCACGAAGGGGCGGGACGGGAATCCGGGATCCTTCCGAGTCGGTTCCGTCACGGAGATCTCCTTTCGGTGGGCAGGATCGTCGCATTCCTCGATCTCGCTCGGGACCTACAATGTCCGATGGCCCGTGCTTCGCGTGGACCGCCGCCCACTCCCATCTACACATCGGAGGAAGAGCCATGAACGTCCTCAGAGGCCGCACCATCGCCGTCCTGCTGGCCGCAGCGGCATCCATCGCGGCCCCCCTGCCCGCCCAGGAGATCGACGTCGTCGAGCGGACGTTGTCCAACGGCATGAAGGTCCTGATAGTCGAGCGGCACGACCAGCCGACCGTCTCCTGCGGCTGGCTCGCCCGCGTCGGAAGCGCGAACGAACGGCCCGGCATCACCGGCCTCGCCCACCTCTTCGAGCACATGATGTTCAAGGGGACGAAGACGATCGGCACGAAGGACGCCGCGCGCGACCTCGAGCTGAACGGCATGCAGGACGAGGTGCAGGTCTTGATCCGCGAGGAGATGGCGGTTCTGCGCGAAAAGCAGCGCCGCGGCGAGATCGCGGACATGATGGATCCGGCCGCCCGGACCCCGCGCCTCGGCGAGCTCCTCGCGAAGTTCGACGCGCTCGTCGCCCAGCAGCGCGCGCTCATCGTCAAGGACGAGATGGACAAGATCTACCAGGAGAACGGCTCGACCGGGCTGAACGCGTCGACGAGCAATGACCGGACGTTCTACATCGTCGGCATCCCGTCCAACAAGGTCGAGCTCTGGGCCTGGCTCGAATCCGACCGGCTCGCGAATCCGGTCTTCCGCGAGTTCTACAGCGAGCGGAACGTCATCCTGGAGGAGCGCCGGCAGACGCTCGAGTCGCGCCCCGGCGGGACGGTGAACGAGGCGTTCAACGCGATGACGTGGATGGCGCACCCGTACCACTGGCAGGTCATCGGCTGGCCGAGCGACATCGCCCAGGTGACACGCGAGCAGGGCAGCGAGTTCTTCGCCACCTACTACGCCCCGAACAACCTCACGGCGATTCTCGTCGGCGACCTCGACCCCGAGAAGACGCACGCCCTCATGGAGAAGTACTTCGGCCGGATCCCCGCGAACCCGAAGGGGGTCCCGCCGGTCGTGACGATGGAGCCCGTCCAGCCCGCCGAGCAGCGGATGGTGGCCGAGGTCGAGATGACGCCGTCCGCGGAGGCCTCCTACAAGGCCGTTCCCGCCGTCCACGGCGACGCGGCGGCCCTGCAGGTCCTCGGCGTCGTCCTCGGCGGAGCGCCGATGACCGGCCGCCCCGGCATGGGCGGACCGACGCGTCCGCCGTCGGGCCGGCTCCACCGGGCCCTCGTCCTCGACCAGAAGGCCGCGACCCGCGCCTCGGCCTACTTTCGCGGGCAGAAGTACGGCGGCCTCTTCACGGTCTCCGCGACGCCGGCCCCCGGCAAACGGCCCGGCGAGGTCGAACCGCTCCTCTACGCCGAGCTCGACAAGGTCGTGAAGGAAGGAATCTCCGACGACGAGCTGGCCCGCGCGAAGAACGCCCTCCGCGTTGCCTTCTACACCCGGCTCGAGAGCAACTCCGGTATCCGCGAGTCTCTCGCCCAGGCCGAGAGCAGCGGCACGTACCGGGACCTCCTGGATTCTCCGAAGAAGGTCGAGGCCGTGACCCGCGACGACGTCCAGCGCGTCGCGAAGAAGTACCTCGTGAAGGAGAGCCGCAGCGTCCTCCTCACGACGCGCAAGGGCGGGGGCGAGGGGATGCCGCGGCGCCGCCCCGGCGGCATGCCCCCCGGAGCGCCCCCGGCCCCAGCCGCCGCCCCGGTCCCGGAGGTGAAGGGATGAACCGCTTCGTGAACTGCGGCGCACTCCTGCTCGCCGTCTCGGCGTCCTGCGGCCCTCGGGCAGGCGATCCCTGACCGCCCCGAGAAGCCCTCCTATCCCCTATCGCCTTCCAGGTCCCGAAGGCGAAGGACGCGAAGGTCGTCCTGAAGAACAGAGTCCCGGCCTACCTCGTCTCCGATCCGACGGGCGTCCCGCTCGTCCGCATCACCGTCTGGTGGCGGGGCGGCGCCTACATGGAGCCGGCCGGGAAGGAAGGGCTCGCGAACCTTCGGCTCCCAGCTCGCCGTCGGCGGGACGCAGAAGAGGGACGCCGCGGCGGTCGAGGACCGCCTCGAGGCTCTCGCGGCGACGCTGTCGTCGGCCTCCACCGCGACGAGCGGCAGCCTCTACCTCCAGGTGCAGGAGAAAGACCTGGCCGAGGGGCTCGACCTCATGATGCAGGCCCTCACCCAGCCTGGGTTCGCGCAGGACCGGCTCGACCTCGCCAAGAAGGGCGCGAGGCAGGCGCTCGAGCGG contains:
- a CDS encoding SPFH domain-containing protein; translation: MLVLVLAFIVVDIGLFVWSLAAGIPATGHPYVLPLVLSLLAIPVWIILLTGFFTLQPNEARVLVLFGAYKGTVRESGFHWGNPFYTNGSGASSAAATSAEAHGGTPTAIAAQAAAAAARHPKRNKISLRARTLNGQRLKVNDKGGNPIEIAAVVIWRVQDTAMAMFDVDDYEKYVETQSESALRHIASLYGYDHGEEDEITLRSNVEDVSAALRKELHERLVKAGVVVEEARLTHLAYAPEIAQAMLRRQQAEAVIAARQKIVHGAVSMVEMALKELSEKNVLILDDDRKAAMVSNLMVVLCGEAEVHPVVNTGTLYG
- a CDS encoding Arc family DNA binding domain-containing protein; its protein translation is MEPRKAFLLRIDPALFAEIEKWAADEFRSVNGQIEYLLRDAVRARRRGRARSDSAGATGREF
- a CDS encoding insulinase family protein, coding for MNVLRGRTIAVLLAAAASIAAPLPAQEIDVVERTLSNGMKVLIVERHDQPTVSCGWLARVGSANERPGITGLAHLFEHMMFKGTKTIGTKDAARDLELNGMQDEVQVLIREEMAVLREKQRRGEIADMMDPAARTPRLGELLAKFDALVAQQRALIVKDEMDKIYQENGSTGLNASTSNDRTFYIVGIPSNKVELWAWLESDRLANPVFREFYSERNVILEERRQTLESRPGGTVNEAFNAMTWMAHPYHWQVIGWPSDIAQVTREQGSEFFATYYAPNNLTAILVGDLDPEKTHALMEKYFGRIPANPKGVPPVVTMEPVQPAEQRMVAEVEMTPSAEASYKAVPAVHGDAAALQVLGVVLGGAPMTGRPGMGGPTRPPSGRLHRALVLDQKAATRASAYFRGQKYGGLFTVSATPAPGKRPGEVEPLLYAELDKVVKEGISDDELARAKNALRVAFYTRLESNSGIRESLAQAESSGTYRDLLDSPKKVEAVTRDDVQRVAKKYLVKESRSVLLTTRKGGGEGMPRRRPGGMPPGAPPAPAAAPVPEVKG
- a CDS encoding cupin domain-containing protein — encoded protein: MDDRRRPNPALNQLVRSRAVDWKPLDEPGVTGVSVKVLRFDEAEKRAPTILLRFDPGASYPVHSHPGGEEIFVLEGDVRLGKDSLQAGDYIYTAPHNVHGVRSEGGCVLLVSVPEEVEILRGEVPAPPALQ
- a CDS encoding DUF2780 domain-containing protein, which codes for MKRFLCLVAVSALAASATLAQVPAAVPAAPAAPAAQAAAAPTLTVENSANPDLVGSLVSKLGVTPMQAEGGAGALLGLAKGKLKADDFAKVATAIPGTDKLIASAPVADAPKGGGALGAAAGAVGGKAAGLAGLAPVFSKLGLKSDMVAKYAPVVVDYAQKKGGDTVGKLLGGVLK
- the proC gene encoding pyrroline-5-carboxylate reductase — protein: MLTGKRIAIIGSGTMGRALAGGLLRSGKVEPGQLACTARTRQTADKISGELGLLCTTDNAEAARGADIVVLCLKPKDVAKACDGLKAKGALGHAPLLVSIAAGISTAAIEEAVGEGIPVVRAMPNTPCFIGKGMTVVSKGAHATDEHAAVALDIFSTMGRTMELEEKHMDTVTALSASGPAFIYVVLESLADGGVMRGLPRAAAIELAAQAALGAAEMVLVTGRHPAALKDDVTTPAGCTIAGILAMEDGRIRSVLARGIETAARAAGELGK